A single window of Balaenoptera ricei isolate mBalRic1 chromosome 15, mBalRic1.hap2, whole genome shotgun sequence DNA harbors:
- the RHOT2 gene encoding mitochondrial Rho GTPase 2 isoform X6 codes for MKRDVRILLLGEAQVGKTSLILSLVGEEFPEEVRPSVSPRPRRAQVRAPPPSALPGCPHGRVCPRSPPGQKRSPFPRTSPQRRCPPTSWITQAEQTVEELQDEIHKANVVCVVYDVSEEATIEKIRTKWIPLVNGDTKRGPRVPIILVGNKSDLRPGGSMEAVLPIMSQFPEIETCVECSAKNLKNISELFYYAQKAVLHPTAPLYDPEAKQLMPKCAQALTRIFRLSDQDMDQVLSDQELNAFQMSCFGHPLAPQALEDVKMVVSKNVAGGVQDDRLTLDGFLFLNMLFIQRGRHETTWTILRRFGYGDSLELTANYLCPPLRVPPGCSTELNHRGYQFVQRMFEKHDQDRDGALSPAELQSLFSVFPAAPWGPQLPRTVRTEAGRLPLHGYLCQWTLVTYLDVQHCLEHLGYLGFPTLCEQDSQAHAITVTREKRLDQEKGQTQRNVFLCKVVGARGVGKSSFLQAFLGRGLGDAGEPAGEPSAYTIDTVQVNGQEKYLILCEVGADSLLTASADATCDIACLMFDSRHPRSFSLCASVYKRHYMDRQTPCLFVSSKADLPEGVLLPGLSPTEFCRRHRLPAPALFSCAGPAEPRAAIFTRLATMAAFPWVPGSKPLCGRPLPVPGEWHSCGVRTGVSQGCRVGLGAHADAQAGPSGPGLTGCSLVWGSCHAGH; via the exons ATGAAGCGGGACGTGCGCATCTTGCTGCTGGGCGAGG CCCAGGTGGGGAAGACGTCGCTGATCCTGTCGCTGGTGGGCGAGGAGTTCCCCGAGGAGGTAAGGCCGAGCGTGTCCCCGCGCCCAAGAAGGGCCCAGGTCCGGGCGCCGCCGCCCTCCGCCCTTCCCGGCTGTCCTCACGGCCGCGTCTGCCCCAGGTCCCCCCCCGGGCAGAAGAGATCACCATTCCCGCGGACGTCACCCCAGAGAAGGTGCCCACCCACATCGTGGATTACTCAG GCTGAGCAGACAGTCGAGGAGCTCCAGGACGAGATTCACAAG GCAAACGTGGTGTGCGTGGTGTATGACGTGTCTGAGGAGGCCACCATTGAGAAG ATCCGAACCAAATGGATCCCACTGGTGAATGGGGATACCAAGAGGGGGCCCAG GGTCCCCATTATCCTGGTGGGCAACAAGTCGGACCTGCGGCCGGGGGGCTCCATGGAGGCTGTGCTGCCCATCATGAGCCAGTTCCCCGAGATCGAGACCTGTGTGGAG TGCTCGGCGAAGAACCTGAAAAACATCTCAGAGCTGTTCTACTATGCACAGAAGGCCGTGCTACACCCCACTGCTCCCCTCTATGACCCTGAGGCCAAGCAG CTGATGCCCAAGTGCGCCCAGGCCCTCACACGCATCTTCAGGCTCTCAGACCAGGACATGGACCAGGTGCTCAGTGACCAGGAGCTCAACGCTTTCCAG atgTCCTGCTTCGGGCACCCTCTTGCCCCACAGGCCCTGGAGGACGTGAAGATGGTGGTGAGCAAGAATGTGGCAGGAGGCGTGCAGGATGACCGGCTGACCCTGGACG GCTTCCTTTTCTTGAACATGCTCTTCATCCAGCGAGGCCGCCACGAGACCACGTGGACCATCCTGAGGCGCTTTGGCTATGGCGACTCGCTTGAGCTGACGGCCAACTACCTCTGTCCACC GCTCCGTGTGCCCCCCGGATGCAGCACCGAGCTCAACCACCGCGGCTACCAGTTTGTGCAGAGAATGTTCGAGAAGCATGACCAG GACCGGGATGGCGCCCTCTCGCCAGCAGAGCTGCAGAGCCTCTTCAGCGTGTTTCCTGCTGCTCCCTGGGGGCCCCAGCTCCCTCGCACGGTCCGCACCGAGGCCGGTCGGTTGCCCCTGCACGGGTATCTCTGCCAGTGGAC TCTGGTGACCTACTTGGACGTCCAGCACTGTCTTGAGCACCTTGGCTACCTGGGCTTCCCCACCCTCTGCGAGCAGGATTCCCAGGCCCACGCCATCACAG TCACCCGGGAGAAGAGGCTGGACCAGGAGAAGGGACAAACGCAGAGAAACGTTTTCTTGTGCAAGGTGGTGGGGGCCCGCGGAGTGGGCAAGTCCTCCTTCCTGCAGGCTTTCCTCGGCCGTGGCCTGGGG GATGCTGGGGAGCCTGCCGGGGAGCCCTCTGCCTACACCATCGACACCGTGCAGGTCAACGGGCAGGAGAAGTACCTGATC CTGTGTGAGGTGGGTGCAGACAGCCTCCTGACCGCCTCGGCCGACGCCACCTGTGACATTGCCTGCTTGATGTTTGACAGCAGGCACCCCAGGTCCTTCTCGCTGTGCGCCAGTGTCTACAAG CGCCACTACATGGACAGGCAGACCCCCTGCCTCTTCGTCTCCTCCAAGGCTGACTTGCCCGAAGGCGTCTTGCTGCCTGGTCTGTCTCCGACTGAGTTCTGCCGTAGGCACCGGCTGCCCGCCCCCGCCCTGTTCTCTTGTGCCGGCCCAGCCGAGCCCCGCGCGGCCATCTTCACCCGGCTTGCCACCATGGCCGCCTTCCCGTGGGTACCAGGATCGAAGCCCCTGTGTGGGAGACCCCTCCCTGTCCCAGGAGAGTGGCACAGCTGTGGTGTCAGGACTGGAGTCAGTCAAGGTTGCAGGGTGGGCCTTGGTGCCCATGCCGATGCCCAGGCGGGGCCCTCGGGGCCTGGCCTCACTGGCTGCTCTCTCGTCTGGGGGTCCTGCCATGCTGGGCACTGA
- the RHOT2 gene encoding mitochondrial Rho GTPase 2 isoform X7 encodes MEAVLPIMSQFPEIETCVECSAKNLKNISELFYYAQKAVLHPTAPLYDPEAKQLMPKCAQALTRIFRLSDQDMDQVLSDQELNAFQMSCFGHPLAPQALEDVKMVVSKNVAGGVQDDRLTLDGFLFLNMLFIQRGRHETTWTILRRFGYGDSLELTANYLCPPLRVPPGCSTELNHRGYQFVQRMFEKHDQDRDGALSPAELQSLFSVFPAAPWGPQLPRTVRTEAGRLPLHGYLCQWTLVTYLDVQHCLEHLGYLGFPTLCEQDSQAHAITVTREKRLDQEKGQTQRNVFLCKVVGARGVGKSSFLQAFLGRGLGDAGEPAGEPSAYTIDTVQVNGQEKYLILCEVGADSLLTASADATCDIACLMFDSRHPRSFSLCASVYKRHYMDRQTPCLFVSSKADLPEGVLLPGLSPTEFCRRHRLPAPALFSCAGPAEPRAAIFTRLATMAAFPWVPGSKPLCGRPLPVPGEWHSCGVRTGVSQGCRVGLGAHADAQAGPSGPGLTGCSLVWGSCHAGH; translated from the exons ATGGAGGCTGTGCTGCCCATCATGAGCCAGTTCCCCGAGATCGAGACCTGTGTGGAG TGCTCGGCGAAGAACCTGAAAAACATCTCAGAGCTGTTCTACTATGCACAGAAGGCCGTGCTACACCCCACTGCTCCCCTCTATGACCCTGAGGCCAAGCAG CTGATGCCCAAGTGCGCCCAGGCCCTCACACGCATCTTCAGGCTCTCAGACCAGGACATGGACCAGGTGCTCAGTGACCAGGAGCTCAACGCTTTCCAG atgTCCTGCTTCGGGCACCCTCTTGCCCCACAGGCCCTGGAGGACGTGAAGATGGTGGTGAGCAAGAATGTGGCAGGAGGCGTGCAGGATGACCGGCTGACCCTGGACG GCTTCCTTTTCTTGAACATGCTCTTCATCCAGCGAGGCCGCCACGAGACCACGTGGACCATCCTGAGGCGCTTTGGCTATGGCGACTCGCTTGAGCTGACGGCCAACTACCTCTGTCCACC GCTCCGTGTGCCCCCCGGATGCAGCACCGAGCTCAACCACCGCGGCTACCAGTTTGTGCAGAGAATGTTCGAGAAGCATGACCAG GACCGGGATGGCGCCCTCTCGCCAGCAGAGCTGCAGAGCCTCTTCAGCGTGTTTCCTGCTGCTCCCTGGGGGCCCCAGCTCCCTCGCACGGTCCGCACCGAGGCCGGTCGGTTGCCCCTGCACGGGTATCTCTGCCAGTGGAC TCTGGTGACCTACTTGGACGTCCAGCACTGTCTTGAGCACCTTGGCTACCTGGGCTTCCCCACCCTCTGCGAGCAGGATTCCCAGGCCCACGCCATCACAG TCACCCGGGAGAAGAGGCTGGACCAGGAGAAGGGACAAACGCAGAGAAACGTTTTCTTGTGCAAGGTGGTGGGGGCCCGCGGAGTGGGCAAGTCCTCCTTCCTGCAGGCTTTCCTCGGCCGTGGCCTGGGG GATGCTGGGGAGCCTGCCGGGGAGCCCTCTGCCTACACCATCGACACCGTGCAGGTCAACGGGCAGGAGAAGTACCTGATC CTGTGTGAGGTGGGTGCAGACAGCCTCCTGACCGCCTCGGCCGACGCCACCTGTGACATTGCCTGCTTGATGTTTGACAGCAGGCACCCCAGGTCCTTCTCGCTGTGCGCCAGTGTCTACAAG CGCCACTACATGGACAGGCAGACCCCCTGCCTCTTCGTCTCCTCCAAGGCTGACTTGCCCGAAGGCGTCTTGCTGCCTGGTCTGTCTCCGACTGAGTTCTGCCGTAGGCACCGGCTGCCCGCCCCCGCCCTGTTCTCTTGTGCCGGCCCAGCCGAGCCCCGCGCGGCCATCTTCACCCGGCTTGCCACCATGGCCGCCTTCCCGTGGGTACCAGGATCGAAGCCCCTGTGTGGGAGACCCCTCCCTGTCCCAGGAGAGTGGCACAGCTGTGGTGTCAGGACTGGAGTCAGTCAAGGTTGCAGGGTGGGCCTTGGTGCCCATGCCGATGCCCAGGCGGGGCCCTCGGGGCCTGGCCTCACTGGCTGCTCTCTCGTCTGGGGGTCCTGCCATGCTGGGCACTGA